A region of the Nothobranchius furzeri strain GRZ-AD chromosome 13, NfurGRZ-RIMD1, whole genome shotgun sequence genome:
ATCACAGCGACTCAGCAGGAGCCATGTAGCGCCATAAACCAGTTTTTCAGCTACTAAGGGGCTCTGAGAGCTTTATCGGTATTATTTGACCCGTCGCAGCTCCACGGTGCCTGTCCTCATCAGTATACAGCATGCCAAGTTGTCTGAAGTGCTGCTTTTGTGATTGTTTCCCTCCTTTCCTTTGTTCTGTTATCTTTCCTCCCAGCGAGCTGCCTGGCAACCCACTCTGACCCCGTTCTAATAGCTCTCTGCATGACACCGGCGAACAGAGGGGCCATTTAACCTTAGCACCCCCTCCCCTGTGTGATTCTTTATTCCCCCTTCAGGCACCAACAACAATGGCATCTGAGACAATAAGAGGGATTGAAATCCttggtggcacacacacacacacacacacacacacgatctgaTCACTGTGAGGAGCCTCGCCCAAACTGCTGTTGATCAGAGACATGCCAGGCACACTCTCTCCTTCATTGTATCAGTACAGTAACACAAGAATAAGTCAAGCCTCACATTGTGAAGGAGCTTACAGTTAGCAGGatgacctcacacacacacacacacacacacacacacacacacacacacatgcacacacacagcacagaGGCAGTGATGTGCAGCCGATACAAGGGATGTAATGTAGCAAATGGTCATGTGTTGCAGAAATGGCTTCCTGTCAGCCTCCAAGCGCTTTGTGGAGAAGGACCTGGACGTGTCCATGGCTGGACGTACCGTCATGATCACAGGAGCCAACAGTGGCATTGGGAGAGCCGCCGCCATGGCCATTGCCAAGAGAGGTACTGATCTTATAAGTCAGTGTGTCAACAAACCAACTCCAACCCCCCACTGGCACACCTGATCAATAGCTTtacccctctggaggcaggcgttgcagatttgcaacagttaaaacctacctacctggttactccacacaagtatttcatgagcattttttaactctgaagtaccgctgaaggacttagttgttcgtctttTCATCAAAGCtttttttgagcctgagagggttaaacatgtGTAACCATTTGGCATTTGCTTGGTACCAGGCAgattggtctgagtatttcagaaaggtCTGATCTTACAGAATTTGGACCCACAACAATATCCAGGGTTCACAGAGAATGGTCTGAAAAAGGTATAAAAtatccagtgatcagctgttgtgcctttttctgatggctacttccagcagaatAATCCACCATGTCACTGAGATCAGATCATCttcaactggtttctagaacgtgaccatgagttcactggactccatcGACCTCCACAATCATCtgatctcagtccagtccagaacctatgggatgtggtggaacaggagagTCTCTTCATGGATGGAGCTgatgatggaccagaacctctgaggttGCCCCTATGACACCAAGAATTAGAGAATGATGCTGGTTTTATTTAACCAGTCTATCTTTTATGAGTCAGCAGGATAGAGAACAACTGATGAACAACCAGGGGCCTCATCTAtagagcttgcttacacacaaaacggggtcggaaaactgcgtaagcaactttccatgcaaacttcgggatttataaaagaaaacttagcggaaaaatgtgcgcaacttttacCTGGctaacgcacatgttggacaaggAGAGCACCtgtagtgctgctgctgagaaggacaaaattgtgaaatcctgcagcattatcacttgtactgcttcgtacacacagaacaagaccccccacacgcacacacacgcttgcgagcacacacacacaccccctgaagcacagaatatggAATGCAAAATATCAGAagggggggcagattgagacagaatgccatgcgtctatgacagtgtgtgtgtcctttcactgtgacccgattgatcatgcgccctggctacttggccaagtgaGGTGAGGTCTTGGTTTGGCTAACGGGGGGGGGTAACACCTCCtctcccagcgagagcagccatctaaggcgctcatctactgtacagtcacaggtgggagggagatcttgggagaagcaaagagcacattgactcctccagttgatgacctcgccaggctgaagtccaccaatccaaaggcgggggggtgggggggtgggggggggtcaggttttcacagcatctgtctgcattccttcgtgggggttttagttgcttgcagctcaaggctaccagggtgtcagattcagataacaagaatttgtttgggtcaggctgagataattttcctctctgccttcagtctttaagctgatcatttccagtccttcagtgaagccaattttgggtttttaagctTGTCCATCCACATCCtggattttttacatttttctgtgTGCAAGGACCCACAACGCATATTAATTGTGTATCCTTGTACTGTACATTtatcgttctgaaacaacgttttaggtcaatattttttttttatcttagctGGTTTTGTTTCTAATATTCTAGTCCAGATtgcttaaaataattattttaattagAACTATGGTTTTACCTCTTGATAACTTGAGGACTGCCTTCCTGCAAAACTGTCCTGTGGGGTCCTCCCTGTAGTGGACCCGGTCATTTTGAGCATTATCGATAACAGCCCATCCTTTGTAGTGTTTCCTGTGGCCTTTATACAGGCGGCCGTTTAGCTgctattgaaaaaacctggcctAGATTATAGTAACTTAGAAAATTTCCTtccaaacttccttttctttccaAAGTTTTAGAGAAAATAGTTCACGCTCAAGTCACAGCTCATCTAGAGAACAAGTGCCTATTTGACCTTATTCAGTCTGGTTTCAGGCCCAGCCACAGCACAGAATCTGCCCAAATGTGTGTGCCAAATGACATCTTGTTTGCATCTGATACTGGTTCCCATgttctgctgctactactactaggtCCTTCTGCTGCATTTGATACAGTCAAGCACAACATTTGCTGAGTAGACTGGAGAGTTAAAGGGTCACCATTCAACTGGTTCTACTCCTACCTGACTGATAGATGCATCAGCAGCATTCCGATCAGCGGCTGCTCCTCTCCTATGGGACGGAGCTGTGAGCTCGCTGCTGCCCCTGCTCGGCACAGCAGCTTGGACAagcccccggtcagaccagcaGTTCCGTCTCCGACCCAATCGGCACCTCCGTCATCTACACGGGGAGgagcgttggccgcagcccagctgaccgagctcgtcagtctccaggcggagcttggccggttccgccagctcatcagcttccaggaatcccgcctggacgctctatcctcctcatctcagggccagaggagcgagcccagggttcacccagcagagctcaccggtctccgggctgagctggcccagctccatcggacgctcagcctcaaagagcttcagctggacggtctgtcctccctccTCTCATAGTTCCCAGCACCACCTGCTCTGTCGcagcctgctccagcggtggcccCGGTGGACGCCCCGCATctcgtccagcctgtccaggcagcccctcccgcagcagctctgcctccgtcccagaagcagacggttccggttccggtccagaggtcaacggtccagaagtcgaaggaccggaagccgacgcccccggaccagaagccaacacccccggaccagaagcagacggttccagttccggtccagaggccggcggtccagaggtcgacgcccccggaccagaagccgacgcccccggaccggaagtcgacgccccttgatcagaagccgacacccccggaccagaagcaaacggttccggtccagaggtcgacggtccagaagtcaaaggaccagaagtcgacgcccccggaccaaaaatcgatggtggtcgacgccctgtcctgtccaagggtcgacgccctgtcctgtccaagggtcgacgcctcttcctgtccaagggtcgacgtctcttcctgtccaagggtcgacgccctgtcctgtccaagggtcgacgcctcttcctgtccaagggtcgacgtctcttcctgtccaagggtcgacgcctcttccagtccaagggtcgacgcctcttcctgtccaagggtcgacggctcttcctgtccaagggtcaaTGCCTCCTCTAAAGTTGATGCCTCGTCTGACGTTGGGGCCTCATCTGACgtcggcgctctctccagtccagaggtcgactctctctccagtccagaggtcgacgctctctccagtccagaggtcgactctctctccagtccagaggtcgacgctctctccagtccagaggtcgactctctctccagtccagaggtcgacgctctttccagtccagaggtcgacgctccttccagtccagagatTGACATCTCCTCTAGTCCGAGGTCtctgccgtctccagtcccgtggtcgacgccgtctccagttccagtggtggttccggaggtcgaaccgtatccggtccagcccttccacgaggctccggtccagcccttccaagagactttgtccccggcccagcctgcagagactttgtccccggtccagcctgcagagctcctctgccgtagacgccggcccccaagagcccgtcgtcgcctcctcctctgccgcagacgcaggcccccaagagcccgtcgttgcctcctcctctgccgcagacgcagccccccaagagcccgtcgtcgcctcctcctctgccgcagacgcaggcccccaagagcccatcgtcgcctcctcttctgccgcagacgcaggcccccaagagcccgtcgtcacctcctcccctgccgcaggcccccaagagcccgtcgtcgcctcctcttctgccgcagatgcaggcccccaagagcccgtcgttgcctcctcctctgccgcagacgcagccccccaagagcccgtcgtcgcctcctcctctgccgcagacgcaggcccccaagagcccatcgtcgcctcctcttctgccgcagacgcaggcccccaagagcccgtcgtcacctcctcccctgccgcaggcccccaagagcccgtcgtcgcctcctcttctgccgcagatgcaggcccccaagagcccgtcattgcctcctcctctgccgcagacgcaggcccccaagagcccgtcatcgcctcctcctctgccgcagacacaggcccccaagagcccatcgtcacctcctcctctgccgcagacgcaggcccccaagagcccgtcgtcacctcctcctctgccgcaggcccccaagagcccgtcgtcgcctcctcctctgccgcagatgcaggcccccaagagagcgtcgtcgcctcctcctctgccgcagacgcaggcctccaagagcccgtcgcctcctcctcctctgccccaggcgcaggcccccggactctgctggtccctgcctcctcttcatcggTCCCTCCGGGTTCCCCTCCTCCAGCTCTGCTCTGTgtccctgtgggcgtctgggatccgccctttgggggggggggggggggggggggggatactgacacaccctgtcctgtctccctattTTGGTTcatccttgtgtctcgttaattgctcccacctgcctctcgtttcccaatcaccttagctcccggccctcgtgtatttaagccctctctgttctgtgtcttgtgtcggtccattgtttcagtgtcctgcgTGTTTTTCATTAAAGTTCATGTTAAACGTCCTACCTGTCTGCTtgtcttcctccccgcgtttgggTCCTCGCatcacctccgctcacctcgcccacatGCCGTgacgtgtcagaaacagcgtaaggcttattgtcttttccaaaaaaaaaacaggtgatgggccagtctccagtcaaaatgcccaagctgaatttttgtccctgtCCAACCCTGGGtataatggtatggtatggtatggtatggtatggtatggtatggtatagaagGGTatggcagtgtttcccaaccctggtcatcAAGACACACTGTCCTGCATCCTGGGGAATGGTATGGTACTTCTTCATTGTTTTTCATCTCTATGTTGACTTCAGAAATTGCTTTTTATGAATCAGACAAGGAGATTCATGGGTCTAAATCTGCAGAGGCTCCAGTCAACATGCAGTCTTCAGTTTCAATtaaatttcattttatttatttatttatttatttataatgcacCCTCTATCCACCTTAGCagaggcccaaggtgctgaactgcACATAAAAACCAGAGTAgttataaaaacaacatattgcataaaaatgagtaaaaagaaaaaagtattgCTAATTGGAAGACAGAAGATGGACCTGGTCTTCTGATCTTTGTCATTTTTTGGTTTTTCAGATGGCCTTCaatcagtggcggagcttgatatgtgcaacatgtgcggccgaacagggcggcagtctgcagggggcggcatttaatttccttttttcttcttttttttttctaaaaaaatatttttttagcatcaaccaatacataaacaaaacatagaaatcgcatgttcttaataataatagtgatgataataataatatttctgtaataaaagcacaacaaagcgtaacccatatcaactactccctgtcacatgacccacgtcagctgatgtgaggtccctctcctgattggctccttccacgtcgcggcaaacatgaaagctgctcctgccgtggctgtaagcttgttgcttgtagaacggcgttggaaaacaaagcgtttttctcccctcaattcatttatactctcattttacctcagcggtaagtgttcttaacatctaccaataacacccttttacttgtcagtgaccagtcgatcgttttcgctataaaaaatgaccttgttcggcggagttcccaccgcgagcagaactccggttcaaaaacgctgtttttgaaacacttttatttacttaagcactttagtgggcttaacttgaaaccaagagcaatcaaatgattattgttatgtgttgccttgaattcggctatgctgtctgtcagacagttgttttcctttattgttgtttttgtatttgtttgtagcaaatgctactggaatgcatagattgagctacgtagccaagatgattaataattgacctgttgtacattcgtgatatgtttaccggtaaactgaatagaacttgatgtgttaatgaacgtttctctggcctacaggtcaggtttttttccccatgttgaactgatcttcatattgaagtggcgagctggtaggaccattctttctttttggaatcgggaaatgagctattatttaccccatgaaaaacggagcggcagcgggccgctggaagtgccctgctagtatgatcccgtttaaactgtaaactgccataaaataaaaactataatagctagagcggtctttttttagctgaaagttgagactcttgcctttcagcacatctgtactgtacaagtcgatgatgtcatcatgttgtgttaagtgtgtctatttcagtagaactttgacaagtggtgagaaggtggccaggagctggatgttgtgttcagttagcaaacgttatatatacactccacacaatttgaaacaaagttgtgtgtgtgtgtgtgtgtgtgtgtgtgtgtgtgtgtgtgtgtgtgtgtgtgtgtgtgtgtgtgtgtgtgtgtgtgtgtgtgtgtgtgtgtgtgaagggaggGGGGGGagcgtcacagggggatctcgcacagggcgccatttaggccagctccgcctctgccttcaatgaaatatttgtttttacttttctACAAATGTTTATCATGAGACAGATAAATAGTTGAGAGGTTATAGATCCCAGTTGTTGCACATAAGAGATGATTTGGATCTTGGTTTTGTTTTGATGAAATCAGTTTGACTTTTAATTTACAGTTCCAGGTTTGTACATTTTAAAGAGTAAAGTGCTGTCCAAAAAttactatttgaaatgcttattgtagatatttcattttaaaatacctAACCGCAGTGTTTGGAGtaaaagtggcctttctcagcaaagcttctaaaaaggctcttcTTTATAAATCTGGACCTCTGACAAAACCAAAGGGCGTTAGACGCTAggtgctgcctcagctcagtgtggagtgtctagttttagggtagagaggtcatgttatccagtcagtgtgtgtgtttactagttttggagtgtgttcattttgataaactatgctgtaccaactccagcctgtctgcaaGGCCAGATTaatcatatgggcaactgggcaattgcccaggggtccacgaactctaaagggcccaggcccagggcagcaagggcacgagcaaaatactgtatctgtaatctcccgctttctattaaactagggtgaccgtacgtcctcttttccccggacatgttcacttttcactctctgtccgggcgtccgggggggcaaattgtattgatgaaaatgtccggtttttcatccaggagcaggaatcaaattatgggggagctggatatcctacacatccagggagagccggGAAAaatgtttctacctatattacatcattcatggactcttttgagcagagagcacagagagcggcacagcgctccaggcagctgcttccagcgcacggtccattctgaaagtggcgcaaccaaaaaactataattaacacacgatcgttcatgtccgtacatgttctctactttctgtcttatttgtgcctgaagcgctccgctactgtggagctcatcacctatgctgcagtgatttcacctcactgacgcagcatcgaaatgcgCTCTCCGCTTTTTAGGAGATCCCTTtggtctgctcaaaagtaactgatgaggtgaaaaggtaagaatccaggcagcagattttctggagagaggagatgcaggaagatgagagacagacaggacaggaaaatagttaaataaaaacaagaaaacaaagtaaaatgtaggtagatttatctccactacacgtttttacctgtataaaacaacaagttatacacatgtaatatttatacatctgatacagttcagatcaccttcaactcagtcacacacccagggcagatggatttatagatgtaggttattattttagatcagacctgttatttaaaaacgcGTGTAGGACACGgagacatggctcagaccttttgctgcagctgtaaacgcatttTTACGGAGTAatgaggagcatgaaagtaaacaaataacagtgattcacaatactagcatcagcagctagcttgttttacgtgctggagtgacgtatgcgaaacacagttcttcagtgtctggaggagaggatttggattttctgtaatgatttctgACAAAAgcccttaacaaaataaaaaactgagcccagtacatgtttatatagattgcaaagtgtagttattttgcatttctacaattttaatgccgagccaatacctttaacccttcaccactgaaatcagtgtgttcattccaatcctcctaaataatcctccaatcatccaactggaatccttaaaggtcctgtaacgtccatcctgtcagaacagaccttgggagcccaggtgttactagaactaatggtgtctccaccagcgtgagcctccaaactgtgaaggttggtctccaaacatgaactttaaattcatgcatttatctcctcttgtaacactttaacatgttttaaaaggcatgataaggttccatgactctaagcctaaataatttatgcatGTGTAAAAAAAATGCTCTGAaggagtttctattatgtttctctaaacattggttcctGGGAGTCTCTAACTTGCAGTTTTCTCTTTAAAAGCTTTTCAGCTTGATTCTGAGAAATTCTAATGAAAAAGGTCAGGAAAACAAAAGCAAAAGCAGCAAAGTCCCTTCCCAGTATTTCCTCCAGAGATTTTCTTCAGAATAATGCTGCAAACATATGGTTTTATTACCTGTTCTTTATCACAGGTGGAACGATCCACATGGTATGCAGGAACAAGGACAAAGCTGAGGAGGCCAGGGCGGATATTGTCAAAGAGACGGGAAATAAAGTACAGATTTATTTGTGTTTAATCCTCTGAATATGTGACTGTCTTTGTTACTGTTAATGATCCTTCTGGTCTCAGGAGGTCTACGTCCACATCCTGGACTTGTCTGAGACAAGGAAGGTCTGGGAGTTTGCTGAGGCCTTTAAGAGGAAGTACAAGACTCTGAATGTTCTGGTAAGAGTCAGACTCAGCAGCAGGAAACACCTGTGACACACCTGAATCACTGGTGTGAAATAGAGAACCCACACAATGCATCATGATGTCAGTTCTCTCTTTTCTGTAACCAAGGCTGATGGAAACCATTTTGAATCTGTGCAGATCAACAATGCAGGAGCCATCATGAGTCAGAGAGATGTGAACGCTGAGGGACTGGAGAAGAGTTTTGCTGTCAACGTTCTGGGTGAGTCAAGAACCGGGCAGCAGGTCTGGAGACGATGGAGACAATCACCAAACAATTCTGTTCCTTTGTAGGGGTTTACATTCTCACCAAGAGTCTGATCCCCCTGCTGGAGAAGAGTCCAGATCCCAGAGTGGTGAGTCTCACGTAAGGCTTTATTAACCAGTAAACACTTACAATGCTCGAGAAACATTCTGGCAGATTACAGCTGATGTAGCTGAAGTTACCAAATGATCTGTTGATCTGCACAATTTTATGAAGAAGAACCTAAAAGAGAGTTCTTGTTTATTACGCCTTGATATTAAGTATTTAAAGAAGATAAATAAATGGCATTTAAATCTTTTTTATGCTTGTGActcagttcacacacacacacacacacacacacacacactctagcaTCTTTTCTGTGCTCTGTGTTCAGATCTCGGTGACATCAGGAGGGATGTTGGTGCAGAAACTCAGGATAGGAAACCTGCAGTCCGAGCGGGGTCGCTTTGACAGCACCATGGTCTACGCCCAGCACAAAGTAAGAGCTGAGCATCACGTCTGCTTTTGACAAACTGGAGAAGATTTAAAATACATGCAGGATAAATGTATTGTTACTTTTCTGGAGCATCTGTGCCACACCTTGCAGCACATTCACTAACAATGAGCAGCACAGGTGAAGGTGGCTCCGTTGTTCCTCTTGCTATCTGCTTCTTCACAGATTCAAATGCACTCAGGTATATGCTGGAGCAGACATTCCCACAGTGATCTGAATAATTAGCCATGAAACACAGCAGGGAAGGAGTGATGAGTGTTTTCTCAGAGTGATCTGCAGGTCTTAACAGATAAACAACAAAGTCCTTTCCCAAAGCAAAAGCAAATCCCAGGTTGAATGTGCAAACAATGCCAAATAATTTAACATTGGTAGAGTCACACCTCCTCCCCAGAAAGGGATCACATTCATCTGTTTGCACaatatttgaaaataaaaatacattttcaaagggctgcacagtggcgcagtggttagcactgtgtccttgc
Encoded here:
- the dhrs12la gene encoding DHRS-12_like_SDR_c-like domain-containing protein — encoded protein: MSLYRNSAWFLKGLTEFTKNGFLSASKRFVEKDLDVSMAGRTVMITGANSGIGRAAAMAIAKRGGTIHMVCRNKDKAEEARADIVKETGNKEVYVHILDLSETRKVWEFAEAFKRKYKTLNVLINNAGAIMSQRDVNAEGLEKSFAVNVLGVYILTKSLIPLLEKSPDPRVISVTSGGMLVQKLRIGNLQSERGRFDSTMVYAQHKRQQVVMTEQMAKTHTAVHFSVMHPGWVDTPAVANAMPDFHRSMKESLRTPEQGADTVVWLALSEAATTNPSGRFYQDRKLAPTHLPLAWTHSSPLEEQKLMSLLDDLAKTFQPH